From Salvia splendens isolate huo1 chromosome 3, SspV2, whole genome shotgun sequence, a single genomic window includes:
- the LOC121796898 gene encoding uncharacterized protein LOC121796898 translates to MDMLAKQLSQIATSLSEIRGNEGRIPASVKPSDRENISQDKNGEKPVPQEADQHFSGPGVEVEIEEIKREAGESSKGDSSNKERQVKPFPYRGELKKKKKDPVDFIDILGKLEINLSFVQALKLPIFSKFIKEFIAGKTKPSHKIVIRETVSAVIQKRRMPSKRTDPELMQEQVENSKLSHSIDKVVANWCSAVNTLGMTDEELAEAILEFCKSPESVRSKGSACVAKVENLPEPEGLIIKEVKKNPLPQDTSSSKKELKTLPPDLRYAYLEKNEMFSVIINSNLTREQEEELLEVLRRNKTAIKWTLSDLVGISPDLCMHHIRLEEGAKPHRDPQRKLNPNMRKEILKEVLKLLSLRIIYSIPDSKWVSPVHMLPKKSGIQVVTNEKNELVPTRLVTGWRMCIDYRKLNEATRKDHFPLPFIDQMLERLACKKFFCFLDEYSGYFQIYVNPKDQEKTTFTCPFGTYAYIRMPFGLCNAPGTFQRCMMSIFSDLLEECIEIFMDDFTVYGNSFEVCLANLDLVDKAKVDVISRIPYPTNQKEIRGFLGHARFYRRFIKAFAKIAQPLTHLLQNDVDFNFDEACEGAFQLLKERLVSAPIIRAPDWNYPFEVMCDTSDYAVGAVLGQRIEGKNYVIFYASKTLNQAQKNYDTTEKEMLAVV, encoded by the exons ATGGACATGTTAGCGAAACAGCTCTCTCAGATCGCGACCTCTTTAAGCGAGATACGCGGGAACGAAGGTAGGATCCCCGCCTCGGTTAAACCATCAGATAGGGAAAACATCAGCCAG GACAAGAACGGTGAAAAACCAGTACCCCAAGAAGCTGACCAACACTTCTCAGGCCCAGGAGTTGAGGTGGAGATAGAAGAAATCAAGAGAGAGGCAGGAGAGTCTTCCAAGGGAGACAGTAGCAACAAAGAAAGGCAAGTGAAACCCTTTCCATACAGAGGGGAActtaagaagaaaaagaaggatcCAGTAGACTTCATAGATATTTTGGGGAAGCTGGAAATTAATCTGTCGTTTGTCCAAGCTTTAAAGCTGCCCATCTTTAGCAAGTTTATCAAGGAGTTTATCGCTGGGAAGACTAAACCTAGCCACAAAATAGTGATTAGAGAAACCGTatcagcagtgattcagaagagaaGGATGCCCTCCAAGCGTactgatccag AATTGATGCAGGAACAGGTGGAAAATTCGAAATTGAGTCACTCCATTGACAAGGTGGTGGCCAATTGGTGCAGTGCAGTAAACACACTGGGAATGACAGATGAAGAGTTAGccgaagcaattctggaattctgtaagAGCCCTGAATCTGTCAGGTCTAAGGGGTCAGCTTGTGTAGCCAAGGTGGAAAATTTACCTGAGCCTGAAGGATTAATCATTAAGGAGGTAAAGAAGAACCCATTACCCCAGGATACAAGTTCATCAAAGAAAGAACTGAAGACATTGCCTCCAGACCTCAGATATGCCTATTTGGAAAAGAACGAGATGTTCTCggtaatcatcaacagcaacCTAACCAGGGAGCAGGAAGAGGAATTACTAGAAGTGCTTAGGAGGAATAAGACAGCAATAAAATGGACTCTGTCAGACCTGGTGGGAATCAGTCCTGACctctgcatgcatcacattcgtttagaggaaggagcgaaacccCACCGAGACCCACAGAgaaagttgaatccgaacatgagaaAAGAAATCCTGAAGGAAGTACTCAAACTGCTGTCATTAAGGATCATATACTCCATTCCCGATAGTAAATGGGTAAGCCCAGTACATATGTTACCTAAAAAGTCAGGAATCCAAGTGGTGACGaatgagaaaaatgagttggtGCCCACAAGGTTAGTAAccggttggcggatgtgcatcgattaccgaaaACTAAATGAGGCCACGCGgaaagaccattttcctttACCATTCATAGATCAAATGTTGGAAAGGTTAGCATGCAAGAAGtttttctgtttcttggacgaatacagtggatacttccagatttACGTTAATCCAAAAGATCAGGAAAAGACAACCTTCACGTGCCCATTTGGGACGTACGCATATATAAGGATGCCCTTTGGATTGTGTAATGCGCCAGGCACCTTTCAgaggtgcatgatgagtattttctcagacctgttGGAGGAatgtatcgagatttttatggacgacttcacagtctacggaAATTCCTTCGAAGTCTGCCTCGCCAATTTGGATCTG GTGGACAAGGCGAAGGTAGACGTAATCTCAAGGATTCCGTACCCTACAAATCAGAAAGAGATTAGGGGATTTCTGGGCCATGCTAGGTTCTACCGAAGGTTTATCAAAGCCTTTGCAAAGATCGCACAACCACTTACCCACCTCCTCCAGAATGACGTAGACTTCAACTTTGACGAGGCATGCGAGGGGGCCTTCCAACTTCTGAAAGAAAGGCTTGTATCAGCCCCCATTATCAGAGCTCCAGACTGGAATTATCCCTTTGAAGTAATGTGTGACACCAGTGATTATGCAGTCGGAGCAGtcctaggtcaaagaattgaaggGAAGAACTATGTGATTTTCTACGCATCCAAAACCCTGAACCAGGCCCAAAAAAATTATGACACCACAGAAAAAGAGATGCTAGCTGTCGTGTAA